TAAGGGAACTTTGCCAGACTTGACTGTAATAGCGGTGAAGAAACTGGAAGGACCATTCAACATGTAACCAAATTAGGACCATTCAACATGTGAATCTTATTCGTCTTGTTGGATTTTGCTCTGAAGGGAATAAGAAGCTATTAGTGTATGATTACATGCCGAATGGTTCTTTGGATTCTCATCTCTTTTACAACAAAAGAGACGGTGTACTGGACTGGAAAACCAGGTACCAAATTGCGTTGGGGACAGCTAGAGGGTTGCTTTATCTCCATGAAGAATGCAGGGATTGCATCATACATAGTGACATAAAACCAGAAAAGTCCTCATCGATCAGAGTTTCTGCCCAAAGTGGCAGATTTTGGTCTAGCAAAGCTCATTGGGCGCGATTTTAGCAGAGTCTTGACAACCATGAGAGGAACAAGTGGATATCTTGCACCAGAATGGATATCAGGAGTAGCTGTGACAGCAAAAGCCGATGTCTACAGCTATGGGATGATGGCATTTGAATTTATATCAGGAAGGCAAAACACAGAGCAAAATGCAGATGGAAGTATCACGTTTTTTCCTTCTTGGGCTGCAAGGGTAACAATTGATGGAGACGACATTTGTTGGTCTATCAGACCCTAAGTTAGGAACGGCTGTGTTCCGGCGTTTTTCGGgccaattttctgctacattcgtgtccgTATGTCATACACACGGACTAGCTCGAAGGCTTCACCTCTCGCTGAGATTGCCGACCTTCGGCGTCGCCACTGCAATCCATTTTATCCTGAGAGGCTTTTTGATCGCACAATACTGTGATGGCTAATAAGCTTTAAGGAGACTCGGGTTTTTATATCCTTTGCAATACGCTTCCTGCCTCTGTTCCGTTTCTATTATTTGATTATCTGTTTTGCATGCACACACCTATACGTAATTTTTGTTTTTCCACAGATTGTTGATAACAGCTTGTGGTGTATTCAGGATGATGAGAGTGTAAGACCATCAATGAGTCAAATAGTTCAAATCCTTGAAGGCGTTTCAGACGTAATCTTGCCACCTTACCCGAAAAATCTACAAGTGTTTGCCGATAATCAGAAGGTAGTTTTCTCCACCGGGTCGTCTTCAAGCCAGACTTCTCAAACAAAGAGCATGCCGTCAACTTCATCATCTCAGTCCAAGAGCATTTCAGCAGAAAGTTCCAATATTTGATGATGCTGGTCATGCTTCCAGAGCCTAGCtagttttttttttcttttactaATTAATTACACACACATTAGAAGTCAAACTCTTGAGCTTGCGGGAGGTCAAGGGCTCTACACCAACCCTTTGTTGGTTAGCTAGCTAGTTATTGCTTGTCAATTTACCACAAACTGAAGCCCTCTTTCACTTCGTGTAATAGCTTATATTAGTGATGTATAGCAGGATAGGATGTGGAATCAACTTGTGAAAATGTTTGATCACAATAATAATTATTCATGATCAAGAATAAGTCCAGAATATCTGCATCGAGTCAAGATATATTGACTCTTGTAAACAATGTAACATAATTTTGGTCAACCATGTTAGCAAACAGGGTGCCAGCTGCTCTTCGCCGGAAATTATactatttaattataatataatacggCCATTTGGCCATAACTTATATGCAAcgaaaatttaattttaaatttatgaGATCTGGCTAGTGTGATCAGAACAATAGACTGAAAAGAATAAACAAACGACACTTGGTAAAATAAAAAAAAGCACCAACACTACATAAAGGTTTTGGTGAGGCGGTTAATCTATGATACAATGGGCAATCAGATTGATTAAAAAAATATCACCACCTTGGAATAAGAAAAGTATGTTTATACAATTCTTAGCAGTTGTACAACATAAAAATGAACTCTGTATAAAGTAAGCTGACCGAACCTTGAGGTCCCAACTCCCCAACTCTATCACTGTAAAATAGGTATGAAGGGCCTAATACTTTACATATCTAATACCAAGCTGGACATGAAAACCTGGATTTATAATCCAAGGTACAGGTATTCCCCCAAGCAATTAGTAACAGCTTCGTTGGCTGTTTGCGATCCTGTTCTCTCTTCCACCTTTTTCTTCTCTCTGCAAGACAAATAACAATTATGTAACACAAACTTACCGATGAACAGATATTTCTATATACAAAGCGTGTTTGCTTTATCTAAGTAACTTATAAGTTTCAATTTTAATACTGAAAAGTACATAATGTGTACTTGCTAGAGTTATGTAAAATTTTGCAATTTGACTTGATAAAAATAAATGTTATACCTTTTAAAGGTGATTCTAAGTACTTcattgttttattttgttaatttcAATATATTGCAAGTTACATATTAGTTATGAATTTATTTAAACTCGTAGAAACTTAAAATCAAAAGTTACTTTAAGTAACCAAAGTACTTGTGAGTAAAGTGAAGAgtaacttttattttaaaaataaggCAAACAAGCCCGTGATCTGTTAAGTGTCTTGGGCCCCGTTTGTTTAGCCCTGAACACCCATGAATGCACGTCCTCCTGAGTTCTTATCTTCAGTTCATTTGTTTAATAATTTTGTTAATATGAATGATTCATAATTCTCTTAATCATTCATCTAGAAAATTGTAACATAATCATTCATGAGTGCTGCTACTTTCTTTTTCACCCCTGTTTCTTTTTCAATTTTGTACGTGCTACTTTAAactttataaaatatatatataataaaataaattactttACTAAATAAATAATTCTTTCAGTTCCTAATTCAATGAAGTAACATATTTTAAACATCAATAACaaataatataacaaaaaaataaaatcagTTGATTTTGCGAATATTcactaattaaaaattaaatttattatttaacaTCTTGATGTACACTATTCATAACTAACCTTTTAAAATAGTttagaaaataaagaatatacaaataaatattataaatatttaaccCCTAAATTTATGATTATAAaatgttattttataatttcGTCTAAAGGTTCACATCTACATGAGGTGATATTTAACTGTTTATTGTACCCTGCCGAACAACCAATCTAACAACCACCAAATATAGGGTATTCTGATAATAGTATAGTATAATATAAGTAAAAATTACAATTTTTTATTTCGTAGTCTTTAAAAAAATGTTAAATTTATATACCAAAAAATAACTTTTCTaagttttttaaaatttattatttagtaGTTGATGCCAAAATTTTGTCATTCAGAAATCACAAAAAGAATTTATAGACCAAACAATATTATTCATTCAACAGATTTTTTATTCAGATTTTTGATCGATTCAGATTATTCAGAAATATTAATCATTCAGATATAATTGATTCAGATTTGCCAAATGACCCCTTAGTGATACAGACTGAAGACTACAACACAAGATATAGTGTGTAAAAGATAGCTAgaacaaaaaaaataaaacataaaGTAGTAAACAGTTATTAACCAGATACACAAGGGCACCTGTTCTTAATGACGCGATAAGCGGAACTACTGGTCAGATTTAAgcaaaatataatatatttaaaagAATCATAAAGGAAATATTTCAAGCAATTAGGCCATATCAACAGCTTATttcaaacaaaataaaaatattcagaACTGAAAACCACGATTAGGCTGTCACCATTTAACATCTTAATCTTGATATAATATTGTAAATCGAATAGTAACCAAAATTAACTTTAAAAGGATATGAAACATACCTCTCCACATATTCCTTTAAGAGCTCTTTTGCTTGAACCAACTTTGTGAGCAGGTTACGGTAAACAGCAAGGTCGCGATCCACACTTCTTTTATCTATATTCAGAGCTGCACATAGCTGTAACAATGATTTAAAGAGTCAATACATGCATGTAGAAATGTAGATCATTCAAATTTGGTTCTAAATTATAGATCATGTCCCTGTCATCCAGAGACATGAATCTTCCCAAGGACCAAgcaaataaatttatataaaaaaaaggCTTCAATCACGTAATTGGATGAAGTGACCTAAGTCTCTGTCCCTAAATATGACTTCCAAGTGCAACTAggataaaaatatttaactcaTCCACCACATGTACAGGAGTACACAATTACACATCCTGTATCGTCCATAAGCCTATCAATAGTAAAAGTGGCATAGGACAGTTAAAATACTGGGCCGCTTATTTTGGGACATTAAAGATACTAGTTTTCCCACTAAGATATGTTGAAATGAGATATTTGATTCCATCAGTTAAGTCTGATGCTCCCTTTCTGAGGAAATGAGACACCACATACATTCTTTTCAGCTAAATCCTACCTCCCTCCATATAGGATTTAAACTATGAATTTCTTGATAACAGGATAATACACTCAATTAATTCCAGATTAAACGTCTGCATTAAATCTCTTGAAATTACGATCGGTCCCAATATATATTGCAAAGGCTGAAGCTTAGCAAGAAAAATAGGGTTGTGTTACTGGATCAGTTAAGGCCCAACAAACATAGACCAAAACAAATATAAAACTTGAAAAGCCCAACATAAGTAAATATTGCAGCAGCtttcaaaagaaaaaaaacaTAATTGAAAATCATTTAGCACAAGTCAGGAAAAAGAGTAAATCAGACGAAGATAATTATCCCGTCTTCGCTGATGATGATGGATTTGGATGGACAGCAGTTCCAAAAGCTTCTGGTGCTGTGCTGGAGAGCCTCGGTATAACTCCAAGTCACAATCAAAATCAGCCTCAAAATCTTTATGGAGTCAAAATCAACAGTATGCTTCAAGTTCTAGTAAGAGTTCGCGTAAGAGACAACAACGTTTAATAAACAAGGATGATAAAGAGGAGGAAAAACAAGAGTTTGAATTTGAAGGGAACACTTTAACACTTGAAGATGATTGGGAAGTAGAATTACAAGGTGAAGATCAAGAATTCAAGGTAATTTGGATGAAGATGGTGAATGAAATCTGGGAGACTGGATCTCACCCATAAACTTTAAATTTTGAATCCTGATGTTAAAATTTTGGATTGCTTCTGCTCGAGAACTCTAATTTAATATATTATGAAGTATAAATTATGTTATTTTTACTTTAGAAGTGtgattttaatatattataaagTATAAATTATGTTATAAACTTAAGTGTTCTATGTTTAATCGTAAGtaaaatattttcaattttttttaagtgCGCGCCTCGCTTTTGCACTTCGCGCCTAGGCTCCGGGGAGGGTTTGCGCTTCcaaaataagttcttcactttCATTCCCCATCATTCTCTTTGTAAGAGAACTTGCCCATGAGTTTGTAAAAGGTAAGACTGAGATGAGAAGAATATGATGTTTTTACTCTTCTTGAAGAACGAATTCAACAACTGAGGTGCAAAGAACTCCGAAAACTTACTGCCACACAAAAGAGGCTTAACCAATTATTATCCAAAATAATGAGTCGATATGCTTAACCTCAATAATATCGTCATCCAATAGTTTTCCTTGAACAAGAGAAAATAGCTCCATGTGATGTTCTCTAACTATATCATAAACATATTGACTCTCTCTCATGCTCTGTGCAATCAAAAAACTAATATGACCACACTATCCTCGTTCAACTAATTTCCTGCATTTGTGTCTTCAACATGCTTGATTTCCACTACAATTTCATCCCCTTTTGACTATTTTTCCATTCTCGACACATCATTATCACCAAGAAGTTGAGGTTTAATGATTCTGTAGAACCTCTTGTGTTTCTTCTTCTTATGTCTTTGCTCTATCTCTGTTCTCAATTCAAATTTATACCTCTGTCCTAGGTTTTTACGTTCATTAAATAATTCATTTAGCTCATTGGACGTGAGCTCACATTCAAATAACTTGTTTCAACGATAGCTGGCATAAACTTCTGAAATGCAAGGAATCACATTCACCCCcaagaaaataaatattttcttctACTATCTCAATTGCAGACTTTAGGAGTTTCGACATAATATAATATACGGAACAACCAGAACTGATGAATGAAGTCAATAGGCACTGGTTTTCCAAATTGAGAAGTCAAAGGGACTGAATTGTCAGAATTCTGGAATTGCGGGGGCAGAACTGTCAAAATTCTGAGTTCAAGGGATGTTCTGAACTTATCTGAAACGTTGGGAACTTCTCTTGTAATTTCTGGACAGTTCAGGggttgatttttaaattttcaatttttcataAAGCAGATTGTAAATTTCTGAAACACTAAAGGCTGATTTATAAAAAGTATAGCAACTGAGGTATCTGACTGCGGTTTCAAAAATTTAAGCATTTAATTGAAGTCGggcttcaaacttcatttataaTATAATGAGTTCCTAACAAGTAATGGGCTGATGCGCTTCAAATGAAAGGTCGGGCTGGGTCAAAACACATGGATTGGGTTTTAAATTCAGGGTTACCTCTTCCTATACTTATCCGCGCACCAGGAGCAACGTGTAACAGATCAGCAACTTATGAAGAGAAACCCGGCTACTTACAGCCCAAAAAACTCTAGCAAAAAGCTGTTGCAAAAGAAATCCGACAGAAAACTGTTTTTGCTCACTTTTTTCCCCAATTTTTAAATGTCCTTATTGTTTTTCTCTTTATTTTTCTCAACATACTGTGAACAGTTCTGAGCCGTGAATAGTGTTTATGGTGTATATACTGAATTTTCCCCTTAAATTCAAGTCTCACACTTAAGAAATTGACAGGGAAACCTAATTCTTGATTACGTTTCATGGGAAGGGATTCGAAACAACGATTATGATaataaaaacaagaaaaagttaaACTTGGGTGGATTAAACGCTTAAAACTCACTGCGCCAAAGGATCCCCCAACTGCACATGGGAAATCACAACCCATTGACAAAGACAGAGAGGCCCAATTTTATATTCGATAATATCTCAATAATTAAGTCTAAGATAGCATGTGGGGGACTACATCACATATAATAGGGAATAGAAACCCTAATCATATAACCTAGTTAACTAAGGCCCTCATATTATATACATAGATTAATACACTTTTATTTATACACTAagtatttgaattaattaataataaataatatgtATAGAAGTTCTTCACTTCCGTTCCTTGCCGCAGGCAAGTTCAGCATCTTTGTGAGATGTTTAAACAGAAAGAAGTTGATAGGTCACATGACACAACCTCACTGATCACCTGCATCAGGAAGTGAAACCTTTGGTTGTAGGGTCTAATGTCTGTTGGTATCCCTTGCTACTTTTCTATTTATGTTTCTAAGACTGTATGTTTTAAGACAACTTTGTCAGTTGAGTTTCATTTCATTGTTACTTTAGTGAGATCATGTCCGGGCATGTAGCTGGGGCAGCTGGAGCCACAGCCCCCTGAATGCACACTGGGTGAATCGTTGAGCAAATATAACACATTAAAGCCAGGGATACAAGGTAAATGTAGATCAATTGTTCAACTATTTTATCGCTGCACCAAAGGTAACAATTACTGTCACTGAGTTTCAAACACTTGACATGTACAAATTTAATAAGGATACATGAATGGGCTTCATATTCATTGTAGAGACAGGGTAGGGCAAAGAGAAGCTGGAGGACTCCATTCTAATTTCGGAAATAAGTTATACATTCTCCTGCTAAATTTCCTCCCACCCCCAATTCTAAATTATAAAGCACACCCGTAAGTTGGTAGTTAGTACCTTCACAGCAGTATTAGAGAAAAACACACCTTAATACATGTAAATTGACTAATCCTAATATATGGTGGCTGATGTCACAACTAAATATGCTTAAAATATACTAAAACCATATGCATATTAATAATCAGTTTCAATTGTTGACATCACTGAATGTTTAGCCCTCATAAAATATACCCAGTAGTATATTTCGGATTGCTAATTCAATGGAAAAAGATAATTAGTAGCCCCTGGTAATTGACCTACCTACACATGCTGGGACAAATGAAGAAGCACAGGAAAGCACAGGTCGCCTGTAATTCAATGGTATAGATAAACTCATAGCTTAAATAACAACCACGTAAGTCAGTACTCAGTAGCATGTTGCAACCCCCCCCccccacacacacacacacaaaaacgCACACACTACTCCCCAAAACCCGTGTTTAAGCCCTAGTAGTCTATTACTGACAATAACGGATAATATTCTGTGCAAAAATTGTTATTCACTAGAAAGGGTCAAGATCATTTCAGCAGTTCTTCATTGAAACCATATTCGTGTGGACACCCACCCAATATAGTTTAGAGAATGGATATACCTTTTCTAAAGTGGTGGGTTCTGTTGCATTTGCCAACTCAAGAAGACGAAACAAGCCAATTGCAAAGAATCGACTGTAGCTGAAACTTTCTTTACTCTTAGCTCTTTCTGCAATGTCCTTCAAAATGCTTTGAACATCTCCCTCATTTGTAGAAAAATCGACCAAGGTATTGGCAGTCTGAGAACGAGCCCATTCTTCAAGTTTTTGTGCATCACTCCTGCCGGAAATATTAAATTTGAGCTTCAGTACATTGTAAAcaaaggtcatgaaagaattttgCATTCTGAAATTTTATATTGAAGACAGAATCTTAAAACTTCACAATAACCTCTTAAGTACATTACATTTACCTGGATCACTCCctatttgtgaagaaaaatgTAAAGAAAGTGTGAGTTTGAAACAAGAAGCTTTAAAAAAATCCACTTCAAGGTCGAAAATAAGAATAGACTTAATCATAACTGAGTGGCACATATCAACAACAAAAATTTGAAACCTGACTAAATCCTATCTATGAAAAAATGGAAAACAATCACGAGTTTGAGACTAGGTTTACAAAATCCACTTCTAGGTCAAGAATAGGACTAGACCTAGGCCTTGCTCCTGAGTTTTTAAAAGGGAAGGAAGTAAGTAATTGGGAGGTGAAGTACTTTCATCCCATTTTTGGAGTGAAAGTTTGTCAAATTTGCATTAACTATCACTTCCTTAGTTGCTTTCGTTCCTTTGAAAAACTCGGGAGCACGATTATGAGGGGAAGTCAAACTACTTTACTTACCATGCACTTTCTTTCCTTTCTTTTTAAAACTCGGGAGCAAGGAGTTAATCATAACTGAGTGACACATATTAGCAGTGAAAACTTGTGAGAGGGGGGAGAGGGTGAGAGAGATTTAATCGTGCTACAAGAAAAGGGAGGACATAAGGAACATGGAGGAACAGGATAGACCTCCATTCCCATTTCGTCAAAAAATAACAACCCAAAGAGTCTCTCGTTTTTGTATGTATGAACTTTAAATTGCTAGAGATCAGGGATAGAGTTGAACTACTACTTCAGTTCAGATTACCCACTAAACCACCACATAAGCACTTGGCCTCGTGCTTAAAAAATATCAACTAGTTGGGGCTGAAAAGTTCGATTTCTTTTGTCAGGTgttgaaatttaaaaaaaaaaattgtgaGGGAGACAAAAGTAAATGGTAAAAAACAGAAGGAAATAACAGAAACAGTCAACGAATTGTAGACAGACCTGTACTGTTCAGGGTCTTCTTGTAGTGCCCTAATATATGCCCTGAAGATAGCCTCCCTATCCTCGTCACTTGGATATCCTTCCATTAGTCTATCATACACAGTCACAAAACCAAGAGCAAATACTGCATCATAACGGTGCGTCCTCTTGTACCTCGTCAGATGCTGTTGCACTATCAGCTCTTGTAGCACGGTATTATAAATACTTGGAATTGGTCGTTTATAGGCCTGGAGGAAATTGGCTTTTGTTTCAGACACAGTGGGTACATCTGAAGACATTACATAAATTCAGATGTAACCCAACCAGACAATACACAATTTAAACCCATAATACTGAAAATCATGTCACAAAAATCTGTACATATCTTAGTTTAAAGTACAAGCTGTAGCCTGTCAGCCAGACAGAAAATGGCATTACTCATAACCAGTCTAATGCATATCAAGTATCAACTAATATTAAAATTACAAGTAGTCAAAAATATTAACCATTACATAGAAATTATTCCAAATCACTGTTATTTTTAACATAACTTGTACATTAATGGGAAATAACAGCATATTATAAATTGTGACATTAATAAGTGGTAACATGCTATTATAAATCTGTTTATAATTCTTAGAAaagttttcaaaaaaaaaatttgcacTGTATCTGTCATCTACTTGTTAAGCTGAGTACTGTGCAAATGACACAATTTGTTAGTACATATATCTGTTCTATCTTTTTGTGCAGCTATGGGGTTTCTTTCATATACTCCTTAGCTACTTGATATCATCTTCAAGGCTCGAAGGCTGACATGGTGTATACATAAGCAAATAAATTCAAGATTTGAAGTTATGATGACTTTTTTCTTTCAATACATAATTTTGATCAGCTTCTTTATGAGTAATTATGTAATACTTAATATTATCCTTGAAAAGTATCGAAAATTTGCTACTGACAGGCCAGGTGCATGATACAAAAACTGTGGATTGCTAAACATAAATAAAGAACAATAGAGAAAGAAGGTTTAGCACAACAACAAAAAAATGAGGGGTGGCGTTTAGCTAGTAATTTAATTGGTTAGGGTACAGGTCACGGCAATTACACCAATATTATGTACAAATCACCGCATACAGGTTTCGAACTCTTGGCGTCAACATCGGGACACTGATCCCCAACCAATTGCACTACAAGCTGAACCCCGCTTtgataattataattaaaataaataaaacattttataataaaggtaaaaagtgataaaggcagGATTAGTCAAATCAATCTGATGCAAATACCAAAAAAATTCGGGAGCACAAATTGCGACTAAAACCAATAGCTTCCGACACTTAGGTTACCAATTACTTCTGACACGTTGAATACATATGGATAGGTATATTAGAGTATTAGATGCTATTTTTGGTAAGAAAAGAAGATCACGCGTCATATAAATGGTGACCAGAACCATATACCAACTTCATATAATTATATTATAGTATTAGCTACTTAACATAATCTTCGAGGCTCAAAGGCGTACTTGGTGAATATATATATGAGAAAATAAGTTCAAGATTAAAATTTAAGAtgacttttttttaaaaaaaaacatagTTCTAGATCAGCTTCTTTATGAATAATTATGTAATACTTAATTAAATACTTGAAAAGTATCGAAAATTTAATACTGACAGGTCAGTTGCATGATCTAAAACTGTGGACTACTAAACATAAAATGAAGAACAATAGAAATAGAAGATTTAACATAACAAAAGAAAGGGGGCAGCGTTTAGCTAGTAATTTAATTGGTCGAGTTACAGGTCACGGAAATTACACCATATTATGTACAAATCACTGCATACTGGAGTTGAACTCTTGACATCAATGTGATCCCCAACCAACCAATTACAGTACAAGCTGAATCCTACTTTGATAATCATTCTTAAAAAAAATGTGTTACAATAATGGTAAAAAGTGATATATGCCGGATTAGTCAAATCAATCCAATTCAAATACCAAAAAAATTAGGGAGCAGATATTACAACTGAAAGCAATAGTTTCCGACACTTAATCTACTAATTGCTTCTGACACATTGCATAGATATGGATAGATATACTGTAGTATTAGATGCTACTTTTGGGAAGAAAAGAAGATTACGCACCATAGCAACGGTGACCAGAACCATAGACCAACTTCATGTCATTATATAATAGTATTAGCTACTTAATATAATCATCGACGCTCGAATGCTGACATGGTGAACATATGAGGAAATAAATTCAGGCCATCATTCTCTTAAAACATAGTTTTTAATCAACTATTTTATGAGTAGTTATGTAATACTTGATATTATCCGTGAAGCGTGAAAGTATCTAAAATTCTCTTCCAATTCTTAATTACAGAATTCAAACTAAATCTACATTGTATGAGCAAGTAAATAGAGATCATTAATGAAACTAATTTCATTTCGAGTTTGCAATTAAAACATAAATGCAACCGATAAATTACGATAATTCAAATCCACTAAACTAACCACACATTGTACTAAAAAGCAACAAAACAGCACAGTACCAATAAAATTAGTTAGAAATGACAAAGTCTACCTGTAGAAGAAGACGAGCAACGAACAACGAGCCGAGACGAGTTGAAGCTATGCGAAACGTGAACTAAACGAACACGAGACGCGTCGAAATTAGAAATCAGAGAAGGAGAGGAGGCAGAGAGCTTTCTCTCGGAGGAGGATTGACTAGTCAATGCGGAGAAGGATAGTGAGGTGATTGCAGCTGCCATGAGGGGGATGATTACTTACAGAAGGTGTTGTATGTATATGTGTTGGATTTGGGGGAGGATTATTGGGGGGAGAGTTGGCAGAGTGGGAGGTTGAAATCAATCAAAGAGGGAGGGTGTGGTGGGGTGGGTCTGGGCTTCTCCTGGATAAGAAGGAAAGTGATGGGTTTGGTTTGAGTGTGAGGCTTTTGGGTTAGCCACTATGGCTGCTACACGTACATGTTACTGGTGGGTGCGGTTTTCAAATTATTAAGGATACAGATACAACAGCAAGATAGTTTCGGTGGGATTTTTTTATGCGTTCGGCGCAATTGTGAATATTATTAACAGGATAGAACTCGCTCGGTTCGGAGCGGTTTTTGTTCGAAACCGAAATCGAAATCAAAATTGCAAATCCtcaatattttaaatttaaaatcaaaatcgTAACTGAAAGTATCGATTCGGTTTTAATTTTAAGAATCTCGATTTGATTTTAATCGGATTCGCTTTGATTTTAAAATTACATCacacaaaattaataaaataaatatgacTAGTAGAATTTTTTTAATATACAAATTATAAGATACATTTATTCCAAAATAAAAATACAAAGTttttataataaattactaaactCTCGCAATAATAcgtgaataataataattaaacatGATTTCttgtttttaaaatatattatactGTATAAAAAATTTCTCTCTCGCATGAGAGTCGGCCGCCCTAACTTCACCTAACCCTAGCCGCTCTACCTTCTTTTTCCCCCTTTCTACCCATCTCTATCtccatattcatcttcatcttcttcttttattcactttttctttaataaaatcgaGATTTGTTTTACAAAACTCAAAAAATCCATTACAGTTTTTcactttagttttcagatctactaaggtaagagcttggattttataataaaattaattttttggattcaaaatctctggtctaacaacatattacaatttggtgttattccgagatttttgaattttgggttTTTTACTATTGTTCTGTTTAAATTattatttgtgtgtttgattgtctcgttttatgcgatgtgtctcgctttgtgcgatgtggtggttgtgttgaaaatgaattggatggtgtattggaagatctggatatctcgcatcaacaacaatttcggcaggtctatagctagtgtccggcaggtagatagctggggtgcgtttggaacggtggtgaaaatcacattgctcacctctcacaaaaaatatttgttcataatATGAGACCTCTAAACTCCGTTGTTGCAactgagtcctctgaacattgcaatatcaatcgaattaatgtgagggtcaattgtgaagctactgttttcgggggagatgcgtgctggattgtccgggaaaccattactttcatttttaattttcagaatatttgtattcagtttgttaagcaatccggaaacaaaatgactaattatttagctctatttgtttttcaacctggttgcatgatcaGTTGGGGATTTGTCCCGATTGAATCTTTTTTAAGTCATTAATGAAATCT
The sequence above is drawn from the Apium graveolens cultivar Ventura chromosome 2, ASM990537v1, whole genome shotgun sequence genome and encodes:
- the LOC141707056 gene encoding protein THYLAKOID FORMATION1, chloroplastic-like, which encodes MAAAITSLSFSALTSQSSSERKLSASSPSLISNFDASRVRLVHVSHSFNSSRLVVRCSSSSTDVPTVSETKANFLQAYKRPIPSIYNTVLQELIVQQHLTRYKRTHRYDAVFALGFVTVYDRLMEGYPSDEDREAIFRAYIRALQEDPEQYRSDAQKLEEWARSQTANTLVDFSTNEGDVQSILKDIAERAKSKESFSYSRFFAIGLFRLLELANATEPTTLEKLCAALNIDKRSVDRDLAVYRNLLTKLVQAKELLKEYVEREKKKVEERTGSQTANEAVTNCLGEYLYLGL